A window from Pongo abelii isolate AG06213 chromosome 6, NHGRI_mPonAbe1-v2.0_pri, whole genome shotgun sequence encodes these proteins:
- the LOC100442786 gene encoding putative postmeiotic segregation increased 2-like protein 2 isoform X1, with protein MLVPLILSLSALKHHTSKIQEFADLTEVETFGFQGEALSSLCALSDVTISTCHASAKVGTRQVFDHNGKIIQKTPYPHPRGTTVSMKQLFSTLPVRHKEFQRNIKKTCLLPLHLLP; from the exons ATGCTGGTGCCACTAATATTG TCTCTTTCAGCTCTGAAACATCACACATCTAAGATTCAAGAGTTTGCTGACCTAACTGAGGTTGAAACTTTCGGCTTTCAGGGGGAGGCTCTGAGCTCGCTGTGTGCACTGAG CGATGTCACCATTTCTACCTGCCATGCATCGGCGAAGGTTGGGACTCGACAGGTGTTTGATCACAATGGGAAAATCATCCAGAAAACCCCCTATCCCCACCCCAGAGGGACCACAGTCAGCATGAAGCAGTTATTTTCTACGCTACCTGTGCGCCATAAGGAATTTCAAAGGAATATTAAGAAG
- the LOC100442786 gene encoding putative postmeiotic segregation increased 2-like protein 2 isoform X2: MLVPLILSLSALKHHTSKIQEFADLTEVETFGFQGEALSSLCALSDVTISTCHASAKVGTRQVFDHNGKIIQKTPYPHPRGTTVSMKQLFSTLPVRHKEFQRNIKKDS, encoded by the exons ATGCTGGTGCCACTAATATTG TCTCTTTCAGCTCTGAAACATCACACATCTAAGATTCAAGAGTTTGCTGACCTAACTGAGGTTGAAACTTTCGGCTTTCAGGGGGAGGCTCTGAGCTCGCTGTGTGCACTGAG CGATGTCACCATTTCTACCTGCCATGCATCGGCGAAGGTTGGGACTCGACAGGTGTTTGATCACAATGGGAAAATCATCCAGAAAACCCCCTATCCCCACCCCAGAGGGACCACAGTCAGCATGAAGCAGTTATTTTCTACGCTACCTGTGCGCCATAAGGAATTTCAAAGGAATATTAAGAAG